A region from the Weissella confusa genome encodes:
- a CDS encoding GNAT family N-acetyltransferase, translating to MKFEETLLPEKSDVMTLQNMIRKYNRQNFETANQTDFAIYIKDDNENVMGGISGKIFGNWMDIDYLVIHESLRRNGLGRELLQKAEDLAIRSNCKNIFLYTFDFQGKDFYPKFGFKEVYVKREYPLTGSEHFFVKKLLNEIDKETGEILEKTE from the coding sequence ATGAAATTTGAAGAAACATTATTACCAGAAAAATCAGATGTAATGACATTACAAAATATGATCAGAAAGTATAATAGGCAAAATTTTGAAACTGCAAATCAAACAGATTTTGCTATTTACATAAAAGATGATAATGAGAATGTTATGGGGGGAATTTCAGGAAAAATATTTGGGAATTGGATGGATATAGACTATTTAGTTATTCATGAAAGTTTGCGTAGAAATGGGTTAGGTCGGGAGCTGTTACAAAAAGCCGAAGACCTGGCTATACGTAGTAATTGTAAAAATATATTTCTATACACATTTGATTTTCAAGGTAAAGATTTTTATCCCAAATTTGGATTTAAAGAAGTTTACGTAAAAAGAGAATATCCTTTAACTGGGTCAGAGCATTTTTTTGTTAAGAAATTATTAAATGAAATCGATAAAGAGACTGGCGAAATACTAGAAAAAACTGAATGA
- a CDS encoding Hsp20/alpha crystallin family protein, with amino-acid sequence MSYDMLRRFDSNGVFDFLDHSMHPWFNQQLTNQTIQTDVEERDDRFIVSAELPGVEKQAIQMTYKNDQLLLSAKRDEFEDHADSQGNLLQSERIRGTLSRAYYLPGVDVAKINAQFKNGVLTVDMPKVAGGDSAGTMIQIN; translated from the coding sequence ATGTCATATGATATGTTGCGACGTTTTGACTCTAATGGTGTTTTTGATTTCTTAGATCATTCAATGCACCCTTGGTTTAATCAACAGCTAACAAATCAAACTATTCAAACCGACGTGGAAGAGCGTGATGATCGCTTTATTGTTTCAGCGGAATTACCTGGTGTAGAAAAACAAGCAATTCAGATGACCTACAAGAACGATCAACTCTTGTTGAGCGCCAAGCGTGATGAGTTTGAGGACCATGCTGATTCTCAAGGTAATCTGTTACAAAGCGAGCGAATTCGCGGCACATTATCACGAGCTTATTATCTACCTGGAGTGGATGTTGCCAAGATTAATGCACAATTTAAGAATGGGGTATTGACCGTAGACATGCCTAAGGTTGCTGGTGGAGACTCTGCCGGTACAATGATTCAAATTAATTAA
- a CDS encoding helix-turn-helix domain-containing protein, whose product MDSIKRDGVYGIKDSHRKQTSYPYSFKIKVINWRLTHHASYPVAARKFRVTSPSLIWQWERALESGRLKPDKRRRKRTINKQEHDKIKKLEEENELLRIKVAYL is encoded by the coding sequence GTGGACTCCATAAAACGTGACGGAGTATATGGAATTAAAGATTCCCATAGAAAGCAGACAAGTTATCCGTATTCCTTTAAAATCAAGGTAATTAATTGGCGACTTACACATCACGCGTCTTATCCTGTAGCAGCGAGAAAGTTCAGGGTGACTAGCCCTTCGTTGATTTGGCAGTGGGAACGTGCGTTGGAGTCTGGTCGGCTAAAACCTGATAAACGAAGGCGGAAACGAACTATAAATAAGCAAGAACACGACAAGATCAAGAAGCTCGAAGAAGAAAATGAACTACTTCGAATTAAGGTAGCCTACTTATAA